One Chloroflexota bacterium genomic region harbors:
- a CDS encoding glutaredoxin family protein, with the protein MAASGPRVTLYSKPGCHLCELAEALIAAVARSQPLTVEHVNIESSPELFAEYRYRIPVIAVAGGQTLDWPTTAERLRKAVVAASSAP; encoded by the coding sequence GTGGCAGCGAGCGGGCCGCGCGTCACACTCTACAGCAAGCCCGGCTGCCATCTCTGCGAACTGGCTGAAGCGCTGATCGCTGCCGTGGCCCGCAGCCAGCCGCTGACCGTTGAGCACGTGAACATCGAGTCCTCGCCGGAGCTGTTCGCAGAGTACCGCTACCGTATCCCGGTCATCGCGGTGGCGGGCGGGCAGACGCTGGACTGGCCGACGACTGCCGAGCGGCTCCGCAAGGCCGTCGTCGCGGCGTCGAGCGCGCCGTGA
- a CDS encoding zf-HC2 domain-containing protein has product MTRADEGVAPVSRGATQPSTQASVGVADLTHDLVRGQLSEYLDDSLSETVRHRIDRHLATCQPCAAYLESFRATVRAVSQLPAPKAPAGARARILEQARREQA; this is encoded by the coding sequence GTGACCAGGGCCGACGAGGGGGTCGCGCCGGTGTCGCGAGGCGCCACGCAGCCATCGACCCAGGCCAGCGTTGGGGTCGCCGATCTCACCCACGATCTCGTCAGAGGTCAGCTGTCAGAGTACCTGGACGACAGCCTGAGCGAGACAGTCCGCCACAGGATCGACCGTCATCTTGCGACGTGCCAGCCCTGCGCCGCCTACCTGGAGTCGTTCAGGGCGACGGTCAGAGCCGTCAGCCAGCTGCCGGCCCCCAAGGCCCCGGCGGGAGCGCGCGCCCGCATCCTCGAACAGGCCCGCCGCGAGCAGGCCTGA
- a CDS encoding SpoVR family protein, whose protein sequence is MTPEEIRELERAIGEIWEIAGRVGLEPYPVHFELVPASIMYEFGAYGLPGRFSHWTHGRAYQQIKTQYDYGLSKIYELVINTNPAYAFLLENNSVLQNKLVAAHVLAHVDFFKNNAYFAHTNRSMLETVSINAERLRRYEFEHGQKAVEQLLDAVLSIQEHIDANPRLRVTPPEPPKRRSATPRPYDDIFALGEAKEDPPPPMPRKLPPQPEKDLLLFLADHAPDLEPWQRDVIHIVRAEQLYFLPQMQTKIMNEGWASFWHARILRELDLSSEEYVEFARLHSSVLSPSKRSVNPYYLGMKIFEDIERRWNEPSPEEREKLGRTAGQGLAKVFEVREVDNDASFLRNYLTKDLVEELDLYLYKLEGDQWVIAEKDWEAVRDTILAGMTNFGQPYIVVEDGDYRRGRELYLKHCHEGDDLDLEYADKTLKYVHQLWSRPVHLETLVEGKHTVLKYEGQHGRAIAGVK, encoded by the coding sequence ATGACCCCCGAAGAGATCCGCGAGCTGGAGCGCGCCATCGGGGAGATCTGGGAGATCGCCGGGCGGGTCGGGCTGGAGCCGTACCCGGTCCACTTCGAGCTGGTGCCGGCCTCGATCATGTACGAGTTCGGGGCCTACGGGCTGCCGGGACGGTTCTCGCACTGGACTCACGGGCGAGCATACCAGCAGATCAAGACCCAGTACGACTACGGCCTGAGCAAGATCTACGAGCTGGTCATCAACACGAACCCTGCCTACGCCTTCCTGCTGGAGAACAACTCGGTCCTTCAGAACAAGCTGGTGGCGGCGCACGTCCTGGCGCACGTCGACTTCTTCAAGAATAACGCCTACTTCGCGCACACCAACCGCTCGATGCTGGAGACGGTCAGCATCAACGCCGAGCGCCTGCGCCGCTACGAGTTCGAGCACGGGCAGAAGGCGGTCGAGCAGCTGCTGGACGCCGTGCTCTCGATCCAGGAGCACATCGACGCCAACCCCCGCCTGCGGGTGACGCCGCCCGAGCCGCCGAAGCGGCGGTCAGCCACGCCCCGCCCCTACGACGACATCTTCGCGCTGGGCGAGGCGAAGGAAGACCCACCGCCGCCGATGCCGCGCAAGCTGCCGCCGCAGCCAGAGAAGGATCTGCTGCTCTTTCTGGCCGACCACGCCCCGGACCTCGAGCCGTGGCAGCGCGACGTGATCCACATCGTCCGCGCGGAGCAGTTGTACTTCCTGCCCCAGATGCAGACGAAGATCATGAACGAGGGCTGGGCCAGCTTCTGGCACGCCCGCATCCTGCGCGAGCTTGACCTGAGCAGCGAGGAGTACGTCGAGTTCGCGCGGCTGCACAGCAGCGTGCTCTCACCCTCCAAGCGGAGCGTCAACCCGTACTACCTGGGCATGAAGATCTTCGAGGACATCGAACGACGCTGGAACGAGCCGAGCCCAGAGGAGCGGGAGAAGCTCGGGCGTACGGCCGGGCAGGGGCTGGCCAAGGTCTTCGAGGTGCGCGAGGTGGACAACGACGCCTCGTTCCTCCGCAACTACCTGACGAAGGATCTGGTGGAGGAGCTTGACCTCTACCTGTACAAGCTGGAAGGGGACCAGTGGGTCATCGCGGAGAAGGACTGGGAGGCCGTCCGCGACACAATCCTTGCCGGCATGACCAACTTCGGGCAACCCTACATAGTGGTTGAAGACGGCGACTATCGCCGCGGCCGCGAGCTGTATCTGAAACACTGCCACGAGGGTGACGATCTCGACCTTGAGTACGCGGACAAGACGTTGAAGTACGTGCATCAGCTGTGGTCGCGGCCGGTGCATCTTGAGACGCTCGTCGAGGGCAAACACACCGTTCTCAAGTATGAGGGGCAGCACGGACGGGCAATCGCTGGCGTCAAGTGA
- the yhbH gene encoding sporulation protein YhbH codes for MLPTVSLSKSDWSLHRKGPIDQARHNERVKEAIKDSLGDIVSQESIITSDGKKIVKIPIRSLELPRFRFDRGRKKHAGQGQGGSKVGDVIGQEAGGQPRGPGKGKQAGEMPGIDYYEAEITVDELAALMFEDLGLPFLKPKGRALVESEEVRFDEVRKTGPLSNLDKRRTIRQNLMRNARAGRSGFGGLQNDDLRFKTWERRVKEESNAVVIAMRDVSGSMGEFEKYITRSFYFWMVRFLRTRYTQVQIVFITHHTEAKEVDEDTFFNLGESGGTKVSSAYQLALEIANERYPASEWNTYPFHFSDGDNWGEVDNQRCLDLVKALLARSNAFGYGEIQEGGRRSPSTLMSAFGQIRDPQFIGVTITKKEDVYPALKQFFSTRDESGLAAVAR; via the coding sequence ATGCTGCCAACCGTCTCGCTCTCCAAGAGCGACTGGTCGCTGCACCGCAAGGGGCCGATTGACCAGGCGCGCCACAACGAGCGTGTGAAAGAGGCCATCAAGGACAGCCTGGGGGATATCGTCAGCCAGGAGTCGATCATCACCTCGGACGGCAAGAAGATCGTCAAGATCCCGATTCGGTCGCTGGAGCTGCCGCGTTTCCGCTTCGACCGAGGCCGGAAGAAGCACGCCGGCCAGGGCCAGGGCGGCTCGAAGGTCGGCGACGTGATCGGGCAGGAGGCGGGAGGACAACCGCGGGGGCCGGGCAAGGGGAAGCAGGCCGGCGAGATGCCGGGCATCGACTACTACGAGGCCGAGATCACGGTAGACGAGCTGGCAGCCCTGATGTTCGAGGATCTCGGGCTGCCGTTCCTCAAGCCGAAGGGTCGGGCCCTGGTGGAGTCGGAGGAGGTCCGCTTCGACGAGGTCCGCAAGACCGGCCCGCTCAGTAACCTCGACAAGCGCCGCACCATCCGTCAGAACCTGATGCGAAACGCTCGGGCCGGGCGCTCCGGCTTCGGCGGTCTCCAGAACGACGATCTCCGCTTCAAGACCTGGGAGCGGCGCGTCAAGGAGGAGTCGAACGCCGTCGTCATCGCCATGCGCGACGTGTCGGGCTCGATGGGCGAGTTCGAGAAGTACATCACGCGCAGCTTCTACTTCTGGATGGTGCGCTTCCTCCGCACGCGCTACACCCAGGTGCAGATCGTCTTCATCACCCACCACACCGAGGCAAAGGAGGTGGACGAGGACACCTTCTTCAACCTGGGCGAGAGCGGCGGCACCAAGGTGTCGTCGGCGTACCAGTTGGCGCTGGAGATCGCCAACGAGCGCTACCCCGCCTCGGAGTGGAACACCTACCCGTTCCACTTCTCGGACGGCGACAACTGGGGCGAGGTGGACAACCAGCGCTGCCTCGATCTGGTGAAGGCCCTGCTGGCCCGCTCCAATGCGTTCGGCTACGGTGAGATTCAGGAGGGCGGCCGGCGCTCCCCCTCCACACTGATGTCGGCGTTCGGCCAGATCCGCGATCCGCAATTCATCGGCGTCACCATCACCAAGAAGGAAGACGTCTACCCGGCCCTCAAACAGTTCTTCTCGACGCGTGACGAGTCCGGCCTCGCGGCGGTGGCCCGATGA
- a CDS encoding protein prkA produces MLNLVSRLEAFRAEEQQLAWRGSFKEYFDLVVADPKIARLSHARLYDMLMSRGVATLPNGEKQHAFFADELYGIERPLQHLVDYFASAARRLEVRKRILLLMGPVGGGKSTIVTMLKRGLEEYTRQEGAVYAIAGCPMHEEPLHLLPDSIRKEIWDEYGIYIEGDLCPRCRVAVDEQYGGRIEDVEVCRVAFSEKKRVGIGTFAPSDPKSQDISELTGSIDLATIGDYGVESDPRAYRFDGELNVANRGLMEFVEMLKCDEKFLYNLLTLSQEQNIKTGRFAMIYADEVIVSHTNEHEYTSFIGNKKSEALHDRIILIKVPYNLKVTEEVKIYEKLIGNSNLQGVHVAPNTLRVASMFAILSRLEASKKAGMSLMKKLKLYDGEDVDDFSQKDVRELQDEATREGMDGISPRYVINALSTALVRGDTTCINPIDALRALRDGMEHSPGLTRERKDELLNLIAETRREYDELAKKEVQRAFVYSFEQSAKTLLDNYLDNVEAFCNKTKLRDPITEDEVEPDEQLMRSVEEQIGISENAKKAFREEILIRLSAMARRNQSFTYQSHERLREAIEKKLFADLKDVVKITTSTKTPDAEQLRRINEVADRLIAEQGYCPTCANELVKYVGALLSR; encoded by the coding sequence ATGCTCAACCTCGTTTCACGGCTGGAAGCATTCAGAGCGGAAGAGCAGCAACTTGCCTGGCGCGGCAGCTTCAAGGAGTACTTCGACCTTGTCGTTGCCGACCCGAAGATCGCCCGGCTCTCACACGCCCGCCTCTACGACATGCTCATGTCCAGGGGCGTCGCGACGCTGCCAAACGGTGAGAAGCAGCACGCCTTCTTCGCCGACGAGCTGTACGGCATCGAGCGGCCGTTGCAGCACCTTGTGGACTACTTCGCGTCGGCGGCGCGCCGCCTGGAGGTCCGCAAGCGCATCCTCCTCCTGATGGGACCAGTCGGCGGTGGCAAGTCCACCATCGTCACGATGCTCAAGCGGGGGCTTGAGGAGTACACCCGCCAGGAGGGCGCTGTCTACGCCATCGCCGGCTGCCCGATGCATGAGGAGCCGTTGCACCTGCTGCCGGACAGCATCCGCAAGGAAATCTGGGACGAGTACGGCATCTACATCGAGGGCGATCTCTGCCCGCGCTGCCGGGTGGCCGTGGACGAGCAGTACGGCGGCCGGATCGAGGATGTCGAGGTCTGTCGAGTCGCCTTCTCAGAGAAGAAGCGGGTCGGCATCGGCACGTTCGCGCCGTCCGACCCGAAGTCGCAGGATATCAGCGAGCTGACCGGGTCCATCGACCTTGCCACCATCGGCGACTACGGCGTCGAGAGCGATCCACGAGCCTACCGATTCGACGGCGAACTCAACGTTGCGAATCGCGGCCTCATGGAATTCGTAGAAATGCTCAAGTGCGACGAGAAGTTCCTCTACAACCTGCTGACGTTGTCGCAGGAGCAGAACATCAAGACCGGCCGCTTCGCGATGATCTACGCCGACGAAGTGATCGTCTCACACACCAACGAGCACGAGTACACCTCGTTCATCGGCAACAAGAAGTCCGAGGCGCTCCACGACCGCATCATCCTGATCAAGGTTCCGTACAACCTGAAGGTGACCGAAGAGGTCAAGATCTACGAGAAGCTGATCGGAAACAGCAACCTGCAGGGCGTGCACGTCGCGCCGAACACCTTGCGCGTCGCCAGCATGTTCGCGATCCTCTCCCGGCTCGAAGCGTCCAAGAAGGCCGGCATGAGCCTGATGAAGAAGCTCAAGCTGTACGACGGCGAGGACGTGGACGACTTCAGCCAGAAGGACGTGCGGGAGCTTCAGGACGAGGCCACCCGTGAGGGGATGGACGGCATCTCCCCCCGCTACGTCATCAACGCCCTCTCGACGGCCCTGGTGCGCGGCGACACCACCTGCATCAACCCGATCGACGCCCTGCGCGCCCTGCGCGACGGTATGGAGCACAGCCCGGGCCTGACCCGCGAGCGCAAGGACGAGCTGCTGAACCTGATCGCCGAGACACGCCGCGAGTACGACGAGCTGGCGAAGAAGGAAGTGCAGCGCGCCTTCGTCTACTCCTTCGAGCAATCCGCCAAGACCCTGCTCGACAACTACCTGGACAACGTCGAGGCGTTCTGCAACAAGACCAAGCTGCGCGACCCGATCACCGAGGACGAGGTCGAGCCGGACGAGCAGCTGATGCGGTCCGTCGAGGAGCAGATCGGCATCTCCGAGAACGCCAAGAAGGCGTTCCGCGAGGAGATCCTGATTCGGCTCTCGGCGATGGCCCGGCGCAATCAGTCGTTCACGTACCAGTCGCACGAGCGGCTGCGCGAGGCCATCGAGAAGAAGCTGTTCGCCGACCTCAAGGACGTGGTCAAGATCACGACCAGCACCAAGACCCCGGATGCCGAGCAGCTGCGGCGCATCAACGAGGTGGCGGACCGGCTGATCGCGGAGCAGGGCTACTGCCCCACCTGTGCCAACGAGCTGGTCAAGTACGTCGGCGCGCTGCTGTCGCGCTAG
- a CDS encoding sigma-70 family RNA polymerase sigma factor, with protein sequence MSLSSEGTSDSAAFEQLVEEYGDRVYGIALRITGSPADAEDAMQDAFLQAFRSWPSFRGESSPTTWLYRIAVNAALMRVRSRRPVEPLDDVLETDEIVEWSADALQAVLRGELNEQIGAGIARLPDEMRVVLILRDIESLSTAETAATLDITEAAVKSRLHRARTILRAYLGGLLASDR encoded by the coding sequence ATGAGCCTCTCTTCGGAAGGGACGTCGGATTCGGCGGCCTTCGAGCAGCTGGTCGAGGAGTACGGGGACCGCGTCTACGGGATCGCGCTCCGTATCACCGGCTCGCCCGCCGACGCCGAGGATGCCATGCAGGACGCCTTCCTGCAGGCGTTCCGAAGCTGGCCCTCCTTTCGAGGCGAGTCTTCCCCGACGACATGGCTCTACCGCATCGCCGTGAACGCCGCGCTGATGCGGGTCCGCTCGCGCCGCCCTGTTGAGCCGCTCGACGACGTGCTCGAGACCGACGAGATCGTTGAGTGGTCGGCGGATGCCCTGCAGGCGGTTCTGCGCGGCGAGTTGAACGAGCAGATCGGCGCGGGCATCGCCCGGCTGCCCGACGAGATGCGGGTGGTGCTGATCCTCCGCGACATCGAGAGCCTTTCGACGGCCGAGACCGCCGCGACGCTGGACATCACCGAAGCAGCCGTCAAATCCCGTCTCCACCGCGCCCGCACGATCCTCCGGGCCTACCTCGGCGGACTGCTCGCCAGCGACCGCTGA
- a CDS encoding DUF503 domain-containing protein — translation MQPAACAERIFCKAPRCIAEEEPALSVYVGACILTLHLPASHSLKDKRQVVRSLSDRLRRQFNVAVAEVEEQDAWQTAVLGLAVISNEAGHASRQVERILEAIEETRLDAELVDRQIDVMSL, via the coding sequence GTGCAACCGGCGGCCTGTGCCGAACGTATCTTCTGCAAAGCACCCCGGTGCATCGCCGAGGAGGAACCAGCCCTGTCTGTCTACGTCGGAGCCTGTATCCTGACCCTCCACCTGCCCGCCAGCCACTCACTCAAGGACAAGCGGCAGGTGGTGCGCTCGCTGTCCGACCGCCTGCGTCGGCAGTTCAACGTGGCCGTCGCCGAGGTCGAGGAGCAGGATGCCTGGCAGACCGCCGTACTGGGCCTCGCCGTCATCAGCAACGAAGCTGGCCATGCCTCTCGACAGGTGGAGCGCATCCTGGAGGCCATCGAAGAGACCCGTCTCGACGCCGAGCTGGTCGACCGGCAGATCGACGTGATGTCGCTGTGA
- a CDS encoding response regulator, with protein MSGYILVLDDDEIVRDLLTITLTSAGYAVEAVPTMDEALTLAVERPPRVVVFDLGLNGESGSEFVQAYRALPDSSASLVILSGATRIAERAAELAVERFLIKPYDLGTLLALVADAYQALPG; from the coding sequence ATGTCTGGGTACATCCTCGTGCTTGACGACGACGAGATCGTTCGAGACCTGCTCACCATCACGCTGACGAGTGCGGGCTACGCTGTCGAGGCGGTTCCGACGATGGATGAGGCGCTGACGCTGGCGGTCGAGCGCCCGCCCCGCGTGGTCGTGTTCGACCTGGGCTTGAACGGCGAGAGCGGCAGCGAGTTCGTGCAGGCGTACCGCGCGCTGCCCGACTCGTCAGCGTCGCTGGTGATCCTGAGCGGCGCGACGCGGATTGCGGAGCGGGCCGCCGAGCTTGCCGTCGAGCGGTTCCTGATCAAGCCGTACGACCTGGGTACGCTGCTGGCGCTTGTCGCCGACGCCTATCAGGCGTTGCCAGGGTAG
- a CDS encoding general stress protein: MQTRDTVVAVFDERDDAQDAINALRDAGFLADDISILARDRDTAGRLADDTGTEAATGAATGALAGGLLGGVAGWLVGIGALAIPGVGPIIAAGPIAAALGGAAIGATTGGIIGALTGAGIPEDEARYYDTEFRRGGIVVTVQARGRFDEARDILRENGGRDTESTSTAYSSWNETAPRFRTSYENRYGASRRWEDVEPAHRFGYESYGRMRTGDMRADYRNAEPTLRQEWTRSGITGDYDTHRNDVRRGWDYGRGRTNFNDYDRDTGTEGENTAATAGGALAGGAAGGVAGAAIGGPVGLAAGAAIGGTAGAMAGDAAVETPDERRRDRDADRRDRLNDDTSRRR; the protein is encoded by the coding sequence ATGCAGACACGCGATACCGTCGTTGCGGTCTTCGACGAGCGGGACGACGCGCAGGACGCCATCAACGCCCTTCGCGACGCCGGCTTCCTGGCCGACGACATCAGCATCCTGGCTCGCGACCGGGATACCGCCGGCCGACTGGCCGACGACACCGGCACCGAGGCAGCCACCGGTGCAGCAACTGGCGCGCTTGCGGGCGGCCTGCTCGGCGGCGTGGCCGGCTGGCTGGTGGGAATCGGCGCGCTGGCGATCCCAGGCGTCGGCCCGATCATCGCGGCCGGGCCGATTGCGGCAGCGCTCGGCGGCGCGGCCATCGGCGCGACCACTGGCGGCATCATCGGTGCGCTGACCGGGGCCGGCATCCCCGAGGACGAGGCCCGCTACTACGACACCGAGTTCAGGCGGGGTGGCATCGTCGTGACGGTGCAGGCGCGCGGCCGGTTCGACGAGGCTCGCGACATCCTGCGCGAGAATGGCGGGCGTGATACCGAGAGCACGTCGACGGCCTACTCCTCGTGGAACGAGACCGCTCCGCGCTTCCGCACATCCTACGAGAACCGCTACGGCGCCAGCCGCAGGTGGGAGGACGTCGAGCCGGCCCACCGCTTCGGCTACGAGTCGTATGGCCGCATGCGGACCGGCGACATGCGTGCCGACTACCGTAACGCCGAGCCGACGCTCCGCCAGGAGTGGACGCGCAGCGGCATAACCGGCGACTACGACACCCATCGCAACGACGTGCGGCGCGGCTGGGACTACGGTCGCGGCCGGACCAACTTCAACGACTACGACCGTGACACCGGCACCGAAGGTGAGAACACGGCGGCCACGGCCGGCGGTGCGCTCGCCGGTGGCGCGGCCGGCGGCGTCGCTGGCGCAGCCATTGGCGGCCCGGTCGGGCTGGCCGCCGGTGCGGCGATTGGCGGCACGGCCGGCGCGATGGCTGGTGATGCTGCCGTCGAGACCCCGGACGAGCGGCGTCGGGACCGTGACGCCGATCGGCGCGACCGCCTGAACGACGACACCTCGCGCCGACGCTAG
- a CDS encoding insulinase family protein codes for MRSMRLIASCALIAAVAAGPSPREAGAATAAVSSVLPNGITVVSRQRTGSQVLAIDVAVRAGARYETAQTASATRFLESALVLGTERWPTRDALSRALTSRGGDLAVSAGREIVEVAVTAGQDDADLALDVLHEVLLRSRFDPDDLERERAVILQQVQEHEDEPEDRATDTFFQTIFGDHPLSHLPAGTSEAVEELTVEQLQGYWRERLVGPNVLISVVSGMSPDEVTARLAAALADLPAGPVPAVNYGDVQVVLAQTVDLPLGTDQSHIFVGAQIPGVATEDRAPLRVLNAVLGRSSGRLFTEIRDRRGLAYSTYSAVTQYVDGGLFYVYAGTRPGSADAVLDLVKAELKRVREEPISPTELQNAIGGEIGSRTIAMETSANEALYTARDTMFGIPSRELQAQAIRAVTAADVQRVARTYLDPERLVVVMTRPAGPTDAGGPPDAGGPTDAAMLDSGEVLP; via the coding sequence GTGCGGTCAATGCGTCTGATAGCCAGTTGCGCCCTGATTGCCGCTGTCGCGGCAGGGCCGTCGCCCCGAGAGGCCGGCGCGGCCACCGCCGCAGTCAGCTCGGTGCTCCCCAACGGGATCACCGTCGTGAGCCGCCAGCGGACCGGCAGTCAGGTGCTCGCCATCGACGTGGCCGTGCGGGCCGGCGCACGCTACGAGACGGCTCAGACCGCCAGCGCCACCAGGTTTCTCGAAAGCGCCCTGGTGCTCGGCACCGAGCGCTGGCCGACGCGTGACGCCCTCAGCCGGGCGCTGACCAGCCGTGGCGGCGACCTCGCGGTCTCGGCCGGCCGCGAGATCGTCGAGGTCGCCGTGACGGCCGGCCAGGACGATGCCGATCTGGCGCTCGACGTGCTGCACGAGGTGCTGCTCCGCTCCCGCTTCGACCCGGACGATCTCGAGCGTGAGCGCGCTGTCATCCTCCAGCAGGTGCAGGAGCACGAGGACGAGCCCGAGGACCGTGCGACCGACACCTTTTTCCAGACCATCTTCGGCGATCACCCGCTGAGCCACCTGCCGGCTGGCACGTCGGAGGCCGTCGAAGAGCTGACCGTCGAGCAACTGCAGGGCTACTGGCGCGAGCGGCTGGTCGGCCCGAACGTCCTGATCTCCGTCGTCAGCGGCATGAGCCCGGACGAGGTGACCGCCCGCCTCGCCGCGGCGCTGGCGGACCTGCCAGCCGGCCCGGTGCCGGCCGTCAATTACGGCGATGTCCAGGTCGTCCTCGCGCAGACGGTTGACCTGCCGCTCGGGACGGATCAGTCACACATCTTCGTCGGGGCGCAGATCCCCGGAGTCGCGACGGAGGATCGCGCGCCCCTGCGCGTGCTCAACGCCGTCCTCGGACGGTCCAGCGGCCGGCTCTTCACCGAGATTCGGGACCGGCGCGGGCTGGCGTACAGCACCTACTCAGCCGTCACCCAGTACGTTGACGGGGGCCTGTTCTACGTCTACGCCGGCACGCGGCCCGGCTCGGCGGATGCCGTGCTCGACCTCGTCAAGGCCGAGCTGAAGCGCGTGCGCGAGGAGCCGATCAGCCCGACCGAGCTGCAGAACGCCATCGGCGGCGAGATCGGCTCGCGGACCATCGCGATGGAGACGAGCGCCAACGAAGCGCTCTACACCGCGCGTGACACCATGTTCGGGATCCCCTCGCGTGAGCTGCAGGCCCAGGCGATTCGCGCCGTGACGGCGGCCGACGTGCAGCGTGTGGCCCGAACATATCTCGATCCCGAGCGGCTCGTCGTCGTCATGACGCGCCCGGCTGGTCCGACCGACGCCGGCGGCCCGCCCGACGCCGGCGGCCCGACCGATGCCGCCATGCTGGACAGCGGCGAGGTGCTCCCATGA
- a CDS encoding insulinase family protein has protein sequence MIRILGAARLTTILCTAVLAGLALGVAVGGTVNAAVRAADEPDVYRTVLPNGLRAVVRERPESEVTAISVGIRGGSRDERRETVGAAHFMEHMFFQGTPRRPDAADLDRELEARGGWTNAWTGWESINFQVVTATEDFELGLDVIADQMAHSLFAAEKIDKERRVVLEELNGRNNSPTSKAYDIFLVEVFGDHPARNLPIGNRQTINSSTREVLVGFRDTYFVAGNMVVAVVGNVKHDEVFAKLATAFADLRTGAVPPKNVAAVPPAEPRMLVDQAPGQQARIIMGGPTVGYDSKDRYVFDVLDAILGESGRRLERELVDTQAIASSAYPFYLALTDVGVWGVSAGARPSNVDRVMETIKAELRALREQPVEADELAEAKAYIRGRLLLNRERSVDLAEELSDGEALGTYEPLSAYLAAVDAVTSGDIQRVARTHMDPDRLTVTVLRP, from the coding sequence ATGATTCGTATCCTCGGGGCCGCCCGCCTGACCACCATCCTGTGTACTGCTGTGCTGGCCGGCCTCGCGCTCGGCGTGGCGGTAGGAGGCACTGTGAACGCCGCTGTGCGCGCGGCCGACGAGCCAGACGTCTACCGAACCGTGCTGCCGAACGGCCTGCGTGCCGTCGTGCGCGAGCGTCCAGAGAGCGAGGTCACGGCGATCAGCGTCGGGATTCGTGGCGGCTCGCGCGACGAGCGCCGCGAGACGGTCGGCGCGGCCCACTTCATGGAGCACATGTTCTTCCAGGGCACGCCGCGCCGGCCGGACGCCGCCGACCTCGACCGCGAGCTGGAGGCGCGCGGCGGCTGGACCAACGCCTGGACCGGCTGGGAGTCGATCAACTTCCAGGTGGTGACCGCCACCGAGGACTTCGAGCTTGGCCTGGACGTGATAGCCGACCAGATGGCCCACTCGCTGTTCGCCGCCGAGAAGATCGACAAAGAGCGGCGCGTCGTCCTCGAAGAGCTGAACGGCCGGAACAACAGCCCCACCAGCAAGGCGTATGACATCTTCCTGGTGGAGGTCTTCGGCGATCACCCGGCCCGAAACCTCCCCATCGGCAACCGCCAGACGATCAACTCGTCCACCCGCGAGGTGCTGGTCGGCTTCCGCGACACCTATTTCGTGGCCGGCAACATGGTCGTGGCGGTCGTCGGCAACGTGAAGCATGACGAGGTGTTCGCGAAGCTGGCGACGGCGTTCGCCGATCTCCGCACCGGCGCCGTGCCGCCGAAGAACGTCGCAGCGGTGCCGCCCGCCGAGCCGAGGATGCTGGTCGACCAGGCGCCCGGCCAGCAGGCCCGCATCATCATGGGCGGGCCGACGGTCGGCTACGACAGCAAGGACCGGTACGTCTTCGACGTGCTCGACGCTATCCTCGGGGAGTCCGGCCGCCGCCTCGAACGCGAGCTGGTGGACACCCAGGCGATTGCCTCGTCGGCCTACCCGTTCTACCTGGCCCTGACGGATGTGGGCGTGTGGGGCGTCTCGGCCGGCGCGCGGCCATCGAACGTGGACCGCGTGATGGAGACGATCAAGGCCGAGCTGCGGGCGCTCCGCGAGCAGCCCGTGGAGGCCGACGAGCTGGCCGAGGCCAAGGCGTACATCCGTGGCCGCCTGCTCCTGAATCGAGAGCGGAGCGTCGATCTGGCCGAGGAGCTGAGCGATGGCGAGGCGCTCGGCACCTACGAACCGTTGTCGGCGTATCTCGCCGCCGTGGACGCCGTCACTAGCGGGGACATCCAGCGGGTGGCGCGGACCCACATGGACCCCGACCGGCTGACCGTGACGGTCCTCCGCCCCTGA